The segment TGTGATACCCGGATCCGGGCGTCGCTCCTGTAGAGAATTCGGAATCCGCTTTGGTCATAGCCGCTCGCAGTTTGGATACGGACCCGGAACGCTTCGATGTGCGTGAATTTGCGCGTACGGCGCGGGGAAGCCGCAGAGATTCGCTGCCCTACCGGAAACTAGCCGAGCAGTCGCTGCCCAGAGCGACCCTGCGACAGTTGCGGTACATGACGCTGATCGAGCGCTACACCCTGTCTCAGCTGCGGAATCTGCTCGTGACACCTTCGCACAAGGACGCTTACGTGACGGCGTTCCTGACCAGTTGGGCCTACGAGAAATTTTGGATAGCCGACACGCTCGCCGCTGTTCTGGAAACGCACGGCGTTCCCGGCGAAGAAATTGCCCTTGCGCCGGACCACACATTTGCCGGCAGCGTTGCCGCGGTGCTGGATCGGCTGGTGCCGATCCGGAATTCGGTCTCGGCCAACCTGATCGGCAGCGACTTCATCGCCATCCATATGACAGTCGGCCTGCTGGAGGAACGGCTCGGCCAGATCGTGTACGAAGGCATCATCGAGATTGAGAGTGGGGGAGCGTTGTCGGACGTCGTCGGCGACATCGTGTCCCAGAAGGAACGCCATCTGAAGTTCTATGCCCAGGAAGCCCGCAGTCGTCTGGCCGCGTCCCCGGTAGCCCGTCGATTAACCCGGCTGGCGTTGCGGCGAAACTGGCTTCCGCTGAGTTTTTCGGCCCAGCCGGCTCAGGAGACTCGACGTGTGCTTACCGATCCGCTATCCACGGCCGGTAGCCGGGCAAAAGTAATCGGGTTTGACCAGGAGCTGGCAGCGCTGCCGGGCCTTGTGGGAACCAGGCCGGCGTCCCGACAGCTAAGCCGGCTCGGCCTGGCGTCGACGCAGCGTCCGAGGAAAGCAGGCGGCGAATGAGTGATGCAATGCCCCGAACGGCCCTGCCGGCCGCCGGAAATGTTCTGATTACCGGCGTCACCGGCTTCCTGGGCCAGGCCGTGCTCGAACGGATCATCTCGTCGATGCCGGACCTGCGGGTCACCGTTCTGATCAGGCTGAAGGGCACGTTGACCGGGCGAACTCGGCTCAACCAGCTGCTGCGGAAACCCGTGTTCGGGAACTGGGTCGCTCGGGTGGGTGGGCGGGATGCTGCCGAACAGGTGCTCGCCGAACGGGTCAGCGTGCTCGAGGGAGATCTGCTCAGCGTGCCGAAGCTGCCGGCCGACCTGACGGCGGTGGTGCACAGTGCGTCAACTGTGTCGTTCGATCCGCCGATCGACGAGGCTTTCTCGACGAACCTCGGTGGCGCTGAGAGCCTGTACCGCGCCCTGGCGGCATCCGGCGGCGCGCCACATGTGATTCATGTGTCCACGGCTTACGTCGGTGGCCTGCGGAAAGGCGTGGTGGGCGAGGAATCCCTGCGACACACCTCGGACTGGCGCAGGGAAGCGGAGGCCGCCAGGGAAGCCCGCGGCCTGGTCGAGGCTTCGTCCAGGCGACCGGAAATCCTGAAGCAGGCGATAGCCAAGGCCCGCTCTCGGCATGGCAAGGCCGGCCCACAGGCGATTTCGTCCGCTGCCGAGGCCAACCGGATCGACTGGGTCAACAAGCGCCTGATCGAGTACGGCCGGACCCGGGCACAAAGCCTCGGCTGGCCCGATGTGTACGCCTTCACAAAGGCCCTTGGCGAGCGGGTTGCCGAAGAGCTCTGGGCGGAGCAGGGCAACCGGCTTTCGGTGCTCCGGCCGTCGATTGTTGAAAGCGCGCTGCGGCATCCGTTCCCCGGCTGGATCGACGGCTTCAAGGTTGCCGACCCGCTGATCCTTGCCTACGGGCGCGGCGTACTGCCGGAGTTTCCCGGTCTGCCGGACAGCGTGCTTGACATCATTCCGGTTGATTTCGTTGTCAATGCGATCCTGGCGCTGGTAGAGCAGCCGAGCGAGCAGGACGGCGCACGTTACTTCCACCTTGCCTCGGGCGCAAGTAATCCATTCTTGTTCCGGGAGATGTACGAGAATGTGCACAGCTACTTCCGGAGCAATCCTGTGCCGGATGGCGATGGGGCGCATATCCAGGTGCCGACCTGGAACTTCCCCGGCCGGCATCGGATCGAATCGAAGCTGCGCACCAGCGAACGAACCAATGCCATTGCCGAAAGAATGCTGACCAGCCTGCCCGGTACTGTCCGGACCAGAAAATGGATGCAGGGCGTGATGGTTCAACAGAACGACCTGGAAATCCTGCGACATTACGCGGATCTGTATCAGCCGTACACGCAGGCAGAGATCATTTACGACGACGCGAATACCCGGGCGTTGCACCAGTCACTCTCGGACGGCGCGAAGACCGAGCGTGGATTCGATGTGCGGGAGATCGATTGGACGACGTACTTTCAGCAGATCCATTTTCCCGGGATCACCAAGTCCATGCGCGCATTCAGTTCGCGTCCCGCTTCGGTGCCCGCCGGTGACGTGGTTCTGAAACGAGCGCCGGACACCCTGGCGATCTTCGACCTTGAAGGCACGGTCGTCTCGTCGAACACCGTCGAACACTACTTGTGGATCCAGCTGGCGATGCGATCGAGACTTGGCTGGCTCGGCGACGTCGCCGACCTGGCACGTTCGGCCCCCGGCTACCTCAGAGCGGAGGAGCGGGACCGCGGCGAGTTCATCCGGACCTTCATGCGTCGCTACAAGGGCCTCGACGTGGAAAAACTGCGGAAGTTGATGAGCGGTGAAATCGGAGATCTGCTGATGTCCCGGGTGCGACCGGACGCGTTGCGCAGGATCGACGAACATCGGGAGGCCGGTCACCGGACCGTTCTGGTAACCGGCACGATCGACGCGATTGTCACACCGCTGGAGCCCTTCTTCGATGAGGTGGTTGCGGGGCGGATGCACGAGGCCGACGGCAGGTGGACCGGCTACCTGGCGACGCCGCCACTTGTCGACGAGGCACGGGCGGCCTGGCTGGAGCGTTATGCCCGGGAATGCGGCGCGGACCTGGCGCGGTCATATGCCTACGGCGACTCGCACGCGGATCTGTCCTGGCTCCAACTGGTGGGCAATCCGCATGTTGTCAATCCCGATCCCGGGCTTTACCGCCACGCTGTCCAGGCACGATGGAAGGTCGAGGAGTGGGCACAGCGCCCGCTGACCCGGCTCGACTCGTTGCGCTCCGGTTTCCAGATCAGGGCGGACCGACATTGACAATTCACTTTCCAGATCAGGGCCGAAAAGCCGATGAGCAGTCGAACCTCGGAAAGCCTGCAGCCGAACCTCGGAAAAGGAGGAAGGACCGCCTGAACGCCTCGGCGGTACAACGCAACCATGGCATTTGACATCGACAAGTACGCCCGGACTTCCGTCGCCGTGAACTGGGAGGACCTTGACTTCGAGCAGTTCCGCAGCAATCCACTGCCGGAGGAATCACTGCGCAGCCTGAGCTATATGTGCGACATCGAGTATCACACCGTCTGCTACCTGCGAGACATGCTGGTGACACCGTCACACAAGGATCCTGAGGTCAACGCGTTCATGACCATGTGGAACCGCGAGGAGTTCTGGCACGGCGAGGCGCTGGCAGCCGTGCTGAAGATGCATGACATCGTGATTGACTTCGATCAGCTGAAAGCGAAGCGGCTGAAGCTCGGCTGGAAAGACAGGCTCGACCCGGTGAAGCAGTCCGTGCTTTCGAATCTGGTGGGTAAGGATTTCATGGCTGTGCACATGATCTGGGGTGCGGCCAATGAATGGTCGGCGGTGGCTGCATACAACCGGCTGGCCGACCTCGAGGGCCACCCGGTGCTCGCGGACCTGCTGAAGCGGATAGCCAAGCAGGAAGCGCGGCACGTCGCCTTCTATGCGACCCAAGCCCGTGCCCGGCTGGATGGGAACAAGAAAGCGCAGACACTGGCCCGGTTCGCATTGCGAAAGTTCTGGGGTCCGGTGGGTTCCGGGGTGATGCCCGATTCCGAGGTGACGCACGTAATGGGTCATCTGTTCGAGGGCGCCGACGGTCGGCAGGCGGCGGCGGTTATCGACTCGCATGTAGCGAAGATGCCGGGAATGAACGGCCTGACGATTGTGCAGGACGCCCTGGACGCACGCGGCATCGCTGCCTAATCGCCTACCGGCAGCATGACCCGGATTGCGTCTGGTAGATCATGTCAAAGATATACAGAATTGCGGTTAAGCAAATATCAAGTTGATTAGCTGCCGGCCAAATAACCGGGTCCCAAGAGGAAGAGTGAACTATGCAGAGTAAGGTTACGGTCTTCTTGCATATCCTGATTGCGGGAATGTGTCTCCTGATTGCGTATGCCGGGGTCAGCATGTGGCAGGAAGCAGACCTGGGAGGTGCTTTTGGCATCGCAGTCCTCGTAGGCACTCTGTTTGCCTACATGTCGCTTTATGGTTTTCTCCGGTCCGCAGTGTCTGGCAAGCAGGATCGCTGAAGTTCCGACGCTCTTGCAACGTGACTGCGCAATCCGGGCCATGTTGTACCTACCGGCAGCATGACCCGGATGGCGTCTGGTAGATGGTCGATCTGCGCAGCGGTGGCCTCCCCGATGGATTCCCCGTCAGCCTGAAAAGCCATTGGACCCTCGAAGTCGAGCGTGACTGAGTGCGCTTCGCGGTAGGAGAGCGTCGTGTTGTGGCTCGAATCCCTTTGCCGCCGGCGTTGGTTCCGGCCGGCAGGAAGGTTTTTCCGGACGAGCCAGGCCATGAATCGTACGAGGTTGAGCGGCGCTAGTGAACGCATCGTGAGCACATCGAAGCTACCCCGGGCAGGATGAGCATTTGGCAGGATGCTGATCCCGGTCGGCAGCCGACCGCAGCTTCCGGTCATCACCGTATGGGCCTGTTGCCAGCCCTGATCCTGGCCGTCGAGTCGGATCCGGACCCGGCTGGAGGCGCGTGAACGCAGGCTGGTGATGATTGCGGGAATGTAGGCGGGCCAGCGCAGGGCGTTCTTGTGCTTGGCGCTCGTGTTGCGAACCATGTGTTCATCCAGGCCGAATCCGGTGATCACGAAGAACCGCAGGCTTTCCAGGCCGCCGTCAGCTCTGGTGAGCTCGATTCGGCCGGCACCGACCGAAAAGGGTTGACCGGCAAGGGCACGACGCAGCGCGCGGGTGTAACCGCGGGACCGCAATCCCAGATTGGTGGCGAACAGGTTCGTGGCGCCGACCGGAATGATCAGGAGTGGGACCTGCGTGTCGACCAGTTCCGAGGCCACCGCCCTTACGGTTCCATCGCCTCCCGCCGCAATGATCAGGTCGACCTCCTGGGCGAGCGCCTTATGCGCAGCACCGGCTCCGGCATCGTGGCGTTCGGTCTCCAGCCATACTGACGGCCGCCAGTCTCGATCTCGCTCAACAGCAGCGATGGCCCGACGCAGACGCGGCTGGTTCACCTTGGTGGGGTTGTAGATGACCGCTGTGCGGAGGCGACGAGAGCCAGTTGGTTCAGGGCGGGAGTCCGGCATCGCTCTGCGTCTACTCCGTCAGTTTCGAGCTCGGATGGGCCAATATGCCGTCAACCGGCGTGGGGATTTCGACGGCGAGCATGAAGCGATTCCTCTATTCAGGATGCGAAGTCGGTGACCCGGAACTGCATGACCTTATAGGGCCAACCCGTATCGGTCTTCCACTGGCTGACGGACAGATGCAATTGGTTCAGCGTTGATCCCGGAATGATGTAACCGCCGTAGAGCTGGGCAACGTGGTTGTCATCCTCGCCGGCCCAGTGCGTGCCATAGACCAACGTCTTTCGCTCGGCCAATTCGAGATTCGAGGTCAGGGAATCGGCGATCAAGCCCTCAATCCTGTCTTCACCGGCATTGAACCAGGTAAGCACCCATCGGCCGCCCAGCCGGCGCAGGCAGAGTTCGCCGAACTTTCCGGCAAGTACCGGGGTCGGCGTGCGGCCCCAGGCCCAGGCGCCCTCGCTGTAGCCCCACGGTTGATAGGCCGTCGAATCAGCAATTCGGTCCTGTCGAACCCGGCTCAGGATGATCGGCTTGTCTCGCTGGAAGCCGGTTGAGTAGATGTACACATAGCCGTCGCCGCCTGGCGCCCAGGTCAGCTGCTGGAACAGGCCGCCATGAAGCTCGGCGTCGAACTGCGCCCCGGTGAATGTCCAACTGCCGCCGGAGTCTTCCGAGCGCCAGATCTCGGTTCGGACCACGCTGCCATTTTCCCGGCAAACCATTACGTGCAGGTACATGCTGCCGCCGATGGTCAGCACGTCAGTGGGCAGGACGGTAGAGAACCCAGGGTTGTTATGCACATATGGCCACAACTGTTCGGCCACGCTGCCGCCCACGGCACCGGACCACTGGACCCCGCTGTTCAGGTCCTTCGTCGTCGAATACAGACCGACCGGTGATCGCCACCAGCCGTTGCCCACCTTCGCATTCTCGAAGGTGTCGCCAAAGATGAAGAGGGTACGCCCGTCGGGCGTGACGGCTGGTATGCCAAGGCTGGTTGCCTCCATCCGGAAGCCCGTTGTAAGCCCAGGGCCGGTCAGATCGGCGAGTTTAATAACCTCCGGAGTTCGGCCGTCTGGCGGGCGTCCATCCGAGGCGGCCCCGGCGGCGGTTATCCCGGTACCGATCGTGGAGAGACCGACGGCAGCGCCCAGAGCGGACTTCAGGAAGGCGGCGCGGGTCAGCCGCGCCCTGGGGTACTTGCTGATATCGCCTGGCAAACGAGCTCCAAATGCTTGTGTGCTGTGCGGTGGCTGCGAGGCCTGCCGATCGGCCATCTGCTGTGTCCATCTCTACCACGCTTGCGTGATCAGGAGTAGGGGAGGTCGTTCGGAGACGTGACTCGCTGCTGTGACGACTGGTTCCGGCCGTTGACCTTCAATGTCGATAAGGAGGCTGGAAAGTCTGTTGCGTTGACGGTCGGGCAGAGCTACCGGAACGTACGGCTGTGCCGGTTCTCGGTAAGCGGCGGCGTGGTGTCAACGTCGACCTTGCTGGCGCCGTCGGCCGGCCATCCTCGTCCGCGGTAGAACCGGATCGCGCGATCGTTTCCCTGTTCCACCCACAGATAGCCGGCGGCGTAACCGAGTCGCCGCAGAAGCTGTTCTGCGGCGCCGAACAGTTTCGAGCCGATTCCCTGTCCCCATGAGTCGGGATGCAGGTTGATCGCCCATAGTTGCCCGGTACCTGGCGCAACGTCGTCCCGGGGAGGCCCGACGATGGCGAATCCGACAACTCCGTCGCCGGTTTCGGCGACCAGTTGGCTAACTCCTGGGCGCGGCTCGGAAATCTGCCGCCGCCAAAAGGAAGTCGACCGTTCGATGTCCAGACTTTCGAGATACTCGGCGCTCATCACGTCCTTGTACGCAGCGCGCCAGGCGGCCACGTGCACCTCGGCCAGACGAGGAGCGTCCCTGTCTTCGGCCGCTCTGATCAGGGCGTGGCTGCTTTGCATGGTCCGAAGGTACCAGCAGGCGGCCTCCACCACCTGCTATAAGTGGCGAAGGTAGCGGACAGGGTCGTCGAGGAAGTTCTTCCAGTTGGTAACGAGATCGAGGTCATGCCAGGCGCTGCGGCGCAGGCCCCATGGGCCGACTTCGAGGATGTCGGCTCCGGGCAGCGATGCCAGCAAGGGGGAGTGGGTGGAGAGAACGACCTGGGATTCGCCGTCCGCAATCAGCTCTTTGAGAATTCCGAGCAGGGCGAGGCAGCCGCCGAACGACAAGGCCGACTCGGGCTCGTCCAGCAGCCAGAGCCCCGGACTTCTGAACCGGTCGATCGCGAGTTGGAGGAAAGACTCGCCGTGCGACATATCGTGAAAGTCGAAGTCCTGGCGTCCGCCGGTACGGGGGTTTTGCTCCAGGTAGGTGAAAAAGCCGTGCATGGTTTCGGCTCGCAGGAAGTATCCGCGTTTGGTGCTGCCGGCATTGCGAACCAGCCGTAGGTGACCGGCCAGGTCCGATTCGCTCGACCTGGTGGAATGC is part of the Saxibacter everestensis genome and harbors:
- a CDS encoding HAD-IB family hydrolase, with the protein product MSDAMPRTALPAAGNVLITGVTGFLGQAVLERIISSMPDLRVTVLIRLKGTLTGRTRLNQLLRKPVFGNWVARVGGRDAAEQVLAERVSVLEGDLLSVPKLPADLTAVVHSASTVSFDPPIDEAFSTNLGGAESLYRALAASGGAPHVIHVSTAYVGGLRKGVVGEESLRHTSDWRREAEAAREARGLVEASSRRPEILKQAIAKARSRHGKAGPQAISSAAEANRIDWVNKRLIEYGRTRAQSLGWPDVYAFTKALGERVAEELWAEQGNRLSVLRPSIVESALRHPFPGWIDGFKVADPLILAYGRGVLPEFPGLPDSVLDIIPVDFVVNAILALVEQPSEQDGARYFHLASGASNPFLFREMYENVHSYFRSNPVPDGDGAHIQVPTWNFPGRHRIESKLRTSERTNAIAERMLTSLPGTVRTRKWMQGVMVQQNDLEILRHYADLYQPYTQAEIIYDDANTRALHQSLSDGAKTERGFDVREIDWTTYFQQIHFPGITKSMRAFSSRPASVPAGDVVLKRAPDTLAIFDLEGTVVSSNTVEHYLWIQLAMRSRLGWLGDVADLARSAPGYLRAEERDRGEFIRTFMRRYKGLDVEKLRKLMSGEIGDLLMSRVRPDALRRIDEHREAGHRTVLVTGTIDAIVTPLEPFFDEVVAGRMHEADGRWTGYLATPPLVDEARAAWLERYARECGADLARSYAYGDSHADLSWLQLVGNPHVVNPDPGLYRHAVQARWKVEEWAQRPLTRLDSLRSGFQIRADRH
- a CDS encoding ferritin-like domain-containing protein — translated: MAFDIDKYARTSVAVNWEDLDFEQFRSNPLPEESLRSLSYMCDIEYHTVCYLRDMLVTPSHKDPEVNAFMTMWNREEFWHGEALAAVLKMHDIVIDFDQLKAKRLKLGWKDRLDPVKQSVLSNLVGKDFMAVHMIWGAANEWSAVAAYNRLADLEGHPVLADLLKRIAKQEARHVAFYATQARARLDGNKKAQTLARFALRKFWGPVGSGVMPDSEVTHVMGHLFEGADGRQAAAVIDSHVAKMPGMNGLTIVQDALDARGIAA
- a CDS encoding diacylglycerol/lipid kinase family protein: MPDSRPEPTGSRRLRTAVIYNPTKVNQPRLRRAIAAVERDRDWRPSVWLETERHDAGAGAAHKALAQEVDLIIAAGGDGTVRAVASELVDTQVPLLIIPVGATNLFATNLGLRSRGYTRALRRALAGQPFSVGAGRIELTRADGGLESLRFFVITGFGLDEHMVRNTSAKHKNALRWPAYIPAIITSLRSRASSRVRIRLDGQDQGWQQAHTVMTGSCGRLPTGISILPNAHPARGSFDVLTMRSLAPLNLVRFMAWLVRKNLPAGRNQRRRQRDSSHNTTLSYREAHSVTLDFEGPMAFQADGESIGEATAAQIDHLPDAIRVMLPVGTTWPGLRSHVARASELQRSCLPDTADRRKP
- a CDS encoding DUF4185 domain-containing protein, which codes for MPGDISKYPRARLTRAAFLKSALGAAVGLSTIGTGITAAGAASDGRPPDGRTPEVIKLADLTGPGLTTGFRMEATSLGIPAVTPDGRTLFIFGDTFENAKVGNGWWRSPVGLYSTTKDLNSGVQWSGAVGGSVAEQLWPYVHNNPGFSTVLPTDVLTIGGSMYLHVMVCRENGSVVRTEIWRSEDSGGSWTFTGAQFDAELHGGLFQQLTWAPGGDGYVYIYSTGFQRDKPIILSRVRQDRIADSTAYQPWGYSEGAWAWGRTPTPVLAGKFGELCLRRLGGRWVLTWFNAGEDRIEGLIADSLTSNLELAERKTLVYGTHWAGEDDNHVAQLYGGYIIPGSTLNQLHLSVSQWKTDTGWPYKVMQFRVTDFAS
- a CDS encoding GNAT family N-acetyltransferase, which translates into the protein MQSSHALIRAAEDRDAPRLAEVHVAAWRAAYKDVMSAEYLESLDIERSTSFWRRQISEPRPGVSQLVAETGDGVVGFAIVGPPRDDVAPGTGQLWAINLHPDSWGQGIGSKLFGAAEQLLRRLGYAAGYLWVEQGNDRAIRFYRGRGWPADGASKVDVDTTPPLTENRHSRTFR
- a CDS encoding AAA family ATPase, which translates into the protein MNLSRHPIRELVEDQLNPQDRAQWPATLPPVAQLLDDGLTLGPATVLVGENGSGKSTLIEAIALAYGLSAEGGSTGARHSTRSSESDLAGHLRLVRNAGSTKRGYFLRAETMHGFFTYLEQNPRTGGRQDFDFHDMSHGESFLQLAIDRFRSPGLWLLDEPESALSFGGCLALLGILKELIADGESQVVLSTHSPLLASLPGADILEVGPWGLRRSAWHDLDLVTNWKNFLDDPVRYLRHL